DNA from Serinibacter salmoneus:
ACCTCGCGCCGAAGGACCTGGAGAAGGTCATCTACTTCGCCGCGTACATGGTCACGGACGTGGACGAGGAGAAGCGCCACGCCGATCTGCCGAGCCTGCAGAACGAGATCGACATCGAGAAGGGCACGATCGAGAAGCGCCGTGACCTCGACATCGAGGCCCGCGCGCAGAAGCTCGAGGCGGACCTCGCCGAGCTCGAGGCCGAGGGTGCCAAGGCCGATGCCCGACGCAAGGTGAAGGACTCCGCCGAGCGTGAGATGGCTCAGCTGCGCAAGCGCGCCGATGCCGAACTCGCTCGCGTGGAGCGAGTCTGGGACCGCTTCAAGAACCTGAAGGTCGCCGACCTGGAGGGTGACGAACTGCTGTACCGCGACCTCGAGGTCCGGTACGGCAACTACTTCTCCGGGTCCATGGGTGCCCAGGCGATCAAGCGTCGCCTGGAGACCTTCGACCTGGCCGCGGAGTCGGAGTCGTTGCGCGAGACGATCCGCACCGGCAAGGGGCAGCGCAAGACGCGCGCGCTCAAGCGGCTGCGTGTGGTCAACGCGTTCCTGACCACCGACAACTCCCCGATGGGGATGGTGTTGGACTGCATCCCGGTGATCCCGCCGGACCTGCGTCCGATGGTGCAGCTCGACGGTGGCCGCTTCGCGACCTCCGACCTCAACGACCTGTACCGCCGTGTGATCAACCGCAACAACCGCCTCAAGCGCCTGCTCGACCTCGGTGCGCCCGAGATCATCGTGAACAACGAGAAGCGCATGCTCCAGGAGGCCGTGGACGCGCTGTTCGACAACGGCCGCCGTGGTCGCCCCGTGACGGGCCCGGGCAACCGCCCGCTGAAGTCCATCTCGGACATGCTCAAGGGCAAGCAGGGTCGGTTCCGTCAGAACCTGCTCGGTAAGCGTGTGGACTACTCCGGCCGTAGCGTCATCGTGGTGGGTCCGCAGCTGAAGCTGCACCAGTGCGGTCTGCCCAAGCAGATGGCGCTGGAGCTCTTCAAGCCGTTCGTGATGAAGCGCCTGGTCGATCTGAACCACGCGCAGAACATCAAGAGCGCCAAGCGGATGGTCGAGCGTGCGCGCTCGGTGGTGTGGGACGTGCTGGAGGAGGTCATCACCGAGCACCCCGTGCTGCTCAACCGTGCCCCCACGCTGCACCGACTGGGCATCCAGGCATTCGAGCCGCAGCTGGTGGAGGGCAAGGCGATCCACCTGCACCCGCTCGTGTGTGGCGCCTTCAACGCCGACTTCGACGGTGACCAGATGGCGGTCCACCTGCCGCTGAGCGCCGAGGCGCAGGCCGAGGCCCGCATCCTGATGCTCTCGAGCAACAACATCCTCAAGCCGTCCGACGGCCGTCCGGTGACGATGCCCTCGCAGGACATGATCATCGGGCTGCACCACCTGACGTGCGACCGTAGCGACGCCAAGGGTGCGCAGGACCCGGTGCGCGGCGGGCGCCGTGCGTTCTCCTCGGTGGCCGAGGCGATGATGGCGTTCGACAACGGCGAGCTGGACCTGAACGCCGAGGTGGACATCCGGATGGACGACCTCGTGCCGCCGGTCGGCTGGGAGGCCCCGGAGGGCTGGGAGGCCGGCACCCCGGTGCTGTTCACCACCACGCTCGGACGGGCCCTGTTCAACGAGACCCTGCCCACCGACTACCCGTTCGTGAACTCGGTGGTGGGCAAGAAGGAGCTCTCGGTCATCGTCAACGACCTGGCCGAGCGCTACCCGAAGGTCGCGGTGGCCGCGAGCCTGGACGCGCTGAAGGAGGCCGGGTTCTCCTGGGCCACGCGCTCCGGGATCACCATCGCCGTCTCGGACGTCGTGGCACCGGAGGCCAAGAAGGCGATCATCGCCGACTACGAGGCCCGGGCGGCCAAGGTCCAGGGTCAGTACGAGCGCGGTCTGATCACCGACGAGGAGCGTCGCAGCGAGCTCATCGACATCTGGACCCAGGCCACGAACGTGGTGGCGGACACCATGCGGGAGAACTTCCCCGAGCGCAACACCATCCAGCGGATGGTGGGCTCGGGCGCCCGCGGTAACTGGATGCAGGTGCGTCAGATCGCCGGTATGCGTGGACTCGTGTCGAACCCGAAGGGTGAGATCATCCCGCGCCCGATCATCTCCAACTACCGCGAGGGTCTCTCGGTGCTGGAGTACTTCATCGCCACGCACGGCGCCCGCAAGGGCCTGGCCGACACCGCGCTGCGTACCGCCGACTCCGGGTACCTGACCCGTCGCCTGGTGGACGTCTCGCAGGACGTCATCATCCGCGAGGAGGACTGCGGCACCGAGCGTGGCTTGGTGACCGTGATCGCGGAGAAGGACTCCGAGGGCCGTCCGATGCGTTCGGAGAAGGTCGAGACCAGTGCCTACACCCGCACCCTCGCCACGGACGTGGTGCTCGAGGGCGAGGTGCTCGCCGAGGCCGGGTCCGACGTGGGCGACGTGCTGATCGAGAAGCTCGTGTCCGCCGGGGTGGAGACGATCAAGGTGCGCTCCGTGCTCACCTGCGCCTCCCGCGTGGGAACCTGCGCGAAGTGCTACGGCCGCTCGCTGGCCTCCGGGAAGATGGTGGACGTCGGCGAGGCCGTCGGCATCATCGCGGCGCAGTCCATCGGTGAGCCGGGCACCCAGTTGACCATGCGTACCTTCCACACCGGCGGTATTGCCGCGGCGGAGGACATCACGCAGGGTCTGCCGCGTGTCCAGGAGTTGTTCGAGGCCCGCACCCCCAAGGGTGAGGCCCCGATCACCGAGGTCTCCGGTCGCGTGGCTGTCGACGACAGCGAGTCCGTTCGACGCCTGGTGGTCACCCCCGACGACGGCAGCGAGGAGGTGGCCTACCCGGTCACCAAGCGCGTGCGCCTGCTCGTGCAGGACGGCGATCACGTCAAGGTCGGGCAGCAGCTCGTCGCCGGCGCCGTGGACCCGAAGAAGGTGCTGCGCATCCTGGGTCCCCAGGCCACGCAGAGCCACCTCGTGGACCAGGTGCAGGAGACCTACCGCAGCCAGGGTGTGGAGATCCACGACAAGCACATCGAGGTGATCGTGCGGCAGATGCTGCGGCGCGTCACCGTGCTGGAGGCGGGCGATTCCGCCCTCCTGCCGGGCGAGCTCTCCGAGCGCGGCCGGTTCGAGGACGAGAACCGTCGCGTGCTGTCCGAGGGTGGCACGCCGGCCTCCGGTCGTCCGGAGCTGATGGGGATCACCAAGGCCTCGCTGGCCACGGACTCCTGGCTCTCGGCCGCATCCTTCCAGGAGACCACCAAGGTGCTCACGGAGGCCGCGATGAGCGGCCGCAGTGACTCCCTGCTGGGCCTGAAGGAGAACGTCATCCTCGGTAAGCTCATCCCGGCCGGTACGGGTCTGGCCCGCTACCGCAACGTCTCGGTGGAGCCCACCGAGGAGGCCAAGGCCGAGCTCTACCCGGCGTTCGGGTACGACGAGATCGACTACCTGCCCATGGGTTCCGGCTCGGGTGAGGCTGTCCAGCTCGAGGAACTCGACCTCGGTCGCGGGTACGACGACTACCGCTGATCACCCACCGCGCGCAGCGCGGTGAGCACCAGCCGGTGAACACCAGCACGGCGGCCGGTCACCTCAGGGTGGCCGGCCGCCGTCGTCTCTGCCGGGTGGCGACCCGCGCCCGGGGAGAGGGCAGTTGACGCGGTCACCAGGTGCGGGTAGTGTTTCCTCCGGTGCCCGCCACGGCGGGCTTCTGTGTGCGCGTGAACGCGAGCCTGAACGGTACCCCTCGGGGCGTCGGTCGCGGTCACAGTGTGGCTCGATGTCACCGGCGCCCCGGCGAGCGGCCTGACCCTCGCGGTGCGCCCAGCGTCGAGCGCAGCGTGACACGGCGGCCCACCCCAGGGCGTATCGAATCACCACTCACGACGGAGATGTAGTGCCCACTATCCAGCAGTTGGTCCGCAAGGGCCGGTCGGCCAAGGCCGCCAAGACGAACACGCCGGCGCTGAAGGGGTCCCCCCAGCGCCGCGGTGTGTGCACCCGCGTGTACACCACCACCCCGAAGAAGCCGAACTCCGCGCTGCGCAAGGTCGCACGCGTGAAGCTCTCCTCCGGCATCGAGGTCACCGCCTACATCCCGGGTGTGGGCCACAACCTGCAGGAGCACTCGATCGTGCTCGTCCGCGGCGGTCGTGTGAAGGACCTGCCCGGTGTCCGCTACAAGATCGTGCGTGGCGCGCTCGACACCCAGGGTGTCCGCGGCCGTCAGCAGGCTCGCAGCCGCTACGGCGCCAAGAAGGAGAAGAAGTAATGCCTCGTAAGGGTCCCGCACCCAAGCGCCCCGTCGTCGTCGACCCGGTCTACGGTTCGCC
Protein-coding regions in this window:
- a CDS encoding DNA-directed RNA polymerase subunit beta' translates to MLDVNVFDELRIGLATADEVRTWSHGEVKKPETINYRTLKPEKDGLFCEKIFGPSRDWECNCGKYKRVRFKGIVCERCGVEVTRSKVRRERMGHIELAAPVTHIWYFKGVPSRLGYLLDLAPKDLEKVIYFAAYMVTDVDEEKRHADLPSLQNEIDIEKGTIEKRRDLDIEARAQKLEADLAELEAEGAKADARRKVKDSAEREMAQLRKRADAELARVERVWDRFKNLKVADLEGDELLYRDLEVRYGNYFSGSMGAQAIKRRLETFDLAAESESLRETIRTGKGQRKTRALKRLRVVNAFLTTDNSPMGMVLDCIPVIPPDLRPMVQLDGGRFATSDLNDLYRRVINRNNRLKRLLDLGAPEIIVNNEKRMLQEAVDALFDNGRRGRPVTGPGNRPLKSISDMLKGKQGRFRQNLLGKRVDYSGRSVIVVGPQLKLHQCGLPKQMALELFKPFVMKRLVDLNHAQNIKSAKRMVERARSVVWDVLEEVITEHPVLLNRAPTLHRLGIQAFEPQLVEGKAIHLHPLVCGAFNADFDGDQMAVHLPLSAEAQAEARILMLSSNNILKPSDGRPVTMPSQDMIIGLHHLTCDRSDAKGAQDPVRGGRRAFSSVAEAMMAFDNGELDLNAEVDIRMDDLVPPVGWEAPEGWEAGTPVLFTTTLGRALFNETLPTDYPFVNSVVGKKELSVIVNDLAERYPKVAVAASLDALKEAGFSWATRSGITIAVSDVVAPEAKKAIIADYEARAAKVQGQYERGLITDEERRSELIDIWTQATNVVADTMRENFPERNTIQRMVGSGARGNWMQVRQIAGMRGLVSNPKGEIIPRPIISNYREGLSVLEYFIATHGARKGLADTALRTADSGYLTRRLVDVSQDVIIREEDCGTERGLVTVIAEKDSEGRPMRSEKVETSAYTRTLATDVVLEGEVLAEAGSDVGDVLIEKLVSAGVETIKVRSVLTCASRVGTCAKCYGRSLASGKMVDVGEAVGIIAAQSIGEPGTQLTMRTFHTGGIAAAEDITQGLPRVQELFEARTPKGEAPITEVSGRVAVDDSESVRRLVVTPDDGSEEVAYPVTKRVRLLVQDGDHVKVGQQLVAGAVDPKKVLRILGPQATQSHLVDQVQETYRSQGVEIHDKHIEVIVRQMLRRVTVLEAGDSALLPGELSERGRFEDENRRVLSEGGTPASGRPELMGITKASLATDSWLSAASFQETTKVLTEAAMSGRSDSLLGLKENVILGKLIPAGTGLARYRNVSVEPTEEAKAELYPAFGYDEIDYLPMGSGSGEAVQLEELDLGRGYDDYR
- the rpsL gene encoding 30S ribosomal protein S12 → MPTIQQLVRKGRSAKAAKTNTPALKGSPQRRGVCTRVYTTTPKKPNSALRKVARVKLSSGIEVTAYIPGVGHNLQEHSIVLVRGGRVKDLPGVRYKIVRGALDTQGVRGRQQARSRYGAKKEKK